In one window of Paracholeplasma morum DNA:
- the rsmH gene encoding 16S rRNA (cytosine(1402)-N(4))-methyltransferase RsmH has translation MRNNMKHYSVLLKETIESLNIKKDGIYVDATLGGGGHSEAILSRLDGGHLYGFDQDIFAINQAKKRLERFNNFTAINRNFEFIEEELIKLGITKIDGIIMDLGMSSFQIDDGSRGFSYMQDARLDMRMNQDAKKSAYDIVNTYSLDELTYIFKVYGEEDFARPIAKKIIELRPLNTTFDLVKITDQYKYLQKSHSAKQVFQALRIAVNDELGVLERTLPKIINMLNKDGVISVITFHSLEDRLIKHFFKEYSELKVPKGVPILSNQLAPLRLYNRKPILPSEEELKENSRSLSAKLRAAIKN, from the coding sequence ATGAGAAATAATATGAAACACTACTCAGTATTACTAAAAGAAACTATTGAATCACTCAATATTAAAAAAGATGGCATCTACGTGGACGCAACCCTTGGGGGTGGCGGTCATTCAGAAGCCATTTTATCACGTCTTGATGGCGGTCATTTGTATGGGTTTGATCAAGATATATTCGCCATCAACCAAGCGAAGAAAAGACTAGAAAGATTTAACAATTTTACCGCAATTAACCGTAACTTTGAATTCATAGAAGAAGAACTTATTAAATTGGGTATCACCAAAATTGATGGCATTATTATGGACTTAGGGATGTCTTCATTTCAAATAGATGATGGTTCAAGGGGATTCTCTTATATGCAAGACGCTCGTCTTGATATGAGAATGAACCAAGATGCTAAAAAGAGTGCTTACGACATCGTAAATACATATTCTTTAGATGAACTTACATATATTTTCAAAGTATATGGAGAAGAAGATTTTGCCAGACCGATTGCGAAGAAAATCATTGAACTTAGACCATTAAATACCACTTTTGATTTGGTTAAGATTACCGATCAATATAAGTACCTTCAAAAGTCTCATTCAGCTAAACAGGTCTTTCAAGCATTGAGAATCGCAGTTAATGATGAACTAGGCGTTCTTGAAAGAACCTTGCCCAAAATCATTAATATGCTTAACAAAGATGGCGTAATATCTGTCATAACCTTCCATAGTTTAGAAGATAGACTGATTAAACACTTCTTTAAAGAGTATAGCGAACTCAAAGTCCCAAAAGGCGTACCGATTTTATCAAATCAATTGGCGCCACTTAGACTTTATAATCGTAAACCAATCCTTCCTAGTGAAGAGGAACTTAAGGAGAATAGTCGCTCTTTATCAGCAAAACTAAGAGCTGCTATTAAGAACTAA
- a CDS encoding LTA synthase family protein, translated as MKRLSGNAIIILTIISFIVLLMLNRLMVTAQMFNPGMNLYNEDFLVSLNASLGDLGVLILLIVIAYLFSKRKATFVTTVSIMGIALSVVVFSLKIYSFYYGTAFSFFNARTFSNSAPVLGQQLTIHLWRNLFRMKQYIAIIPAFFFLYIIVFVWTKRPFKESKYLNKNLKMNIKMMNVFLLSLMMVGVSQLSYQNIIKSSFYEENRVALKGVQTMGLYNYYINDLLSYTLGSGEPVIDEESDLAIEIEDFITNVKSECPLNFLDETTCNNPDFKGLFEGKNLVLLQLESLNDFVLNLEVGIEEETYEITPFLNSLIRDNSTLYYDNFYSQIGVGKTSDAEFATLTGMSATGQIVTYFDYIANNFETLPRLFSEKGYETYAMNGSTETFYKRRENYATFGFNENNFAGMEVLLDKGYYNPETETINGWVDDTVIFEYLIDTLQKDELQFIFALTTILHTPYFDFEGITGINPWEAVLKGDLANYLDYAKRTDDTLKALFETLQSLNLLEETVFVLYGDHTAGLTMYDLNQIYPDLTHIDYQKLSHNVPFMIYAPGMDLKSIDVDTSLVRGQTDTKRTLANLFNLNENYHFGVDILSSDKTFAYNPMTLDLFTDDYHLILPSRWIDNELYTDRIEEISNAFYDYKRMNDAILKYRYFDEK; from the coding sequence ATGAAGCGATTAAGTGGTAATGCAATTATCATATTAACTATAATTTCATTTATTGTGTTGTTGATGTTGAATAGACTCATGGTAACAGCACAAATGTTCAATCCAGGAATGAATCTTTATAATGAAGATTTTTTGGTTTCGCTCAATGCTTCCTTAGGTGATTTAGGCGTGCTGATTCTCCTGATTGTCATTGCCTATTTGTTTAGTAAACGTAAAGCTACTTTTGTTACAACCGTTTCAATTATGGGAATCGCATTATCTGTAGTCGTATTCTCTTTAAAAATATATTCATTCTATTACGGAACTGCCTTCTCATTCTTTAATGCGAGAACCTTCTCGAATAGTGCACCAGTATTGGGTCAACAATTGACTATTCATTTATGGCGAAATCTATTTAGAATGAAACAGTACATTGCGATTATTCCAGCGTTCTTTTTCTTGTATATCATTGTGTTTGTATGGACCAAAAGACCATTTAAGGAATCTAAGTACCTAAACAAGAACTTGAAAATGAATATAAAGATGATGAATGTTTTTCTATTAAGTTTGATGATGGTTGGTGTTTCTCAACTGTCCTATCAAAACATCATCAAATCTTCATTTTATGAAGAAAATAGAGTAGCCTTAAAAGGGGTTCAAACCATGGGCCTTTACAACTACTACATTAACGACTTACTAAGCTACACACTAGGATCAGGCGAACCTGTCATTGACGAAGAATCTGATCTCGCGATAGAAATCGAAGACTTTATTACAAACGTTAAGTCAGAGTGCCCACTCAATTTTTTAGATGAAACTACCTGCAATAATCCAGATTTTAAGGGTTTATTTGAAGGGAAGAACCTCGTTTTATTACAACTTGAATCATTGAATGATTTTGTTTTAAATCTCGAAGTGGGTATTGAAGAGGAGACTTATGAAATCACACCATTTTTAAATAGTTTAATACGTGACAATAGCACCCTTTACTACGATAACTTTTACTCTCAAATTGGAGTCGGTAAGACAAGTGACGCTGAATTTGCGACACTTACTGGTATGAGTGCTACTGGTCAAATTGTGACCTATTTTGATTACATCGCCAATAATTTTGAGACACTCCCAAGATTGTTTTCGGAAAAAGGCTATGAAACCTATGCAATGAACGGTTCTACTGAAACCTTCTATAAGCGTAGGGAGAATTATGCTACGTTCGGATTTAACGAAAATAACTTTGCAGGTATGGAAGTGCTTCTAGATAAAGGGTATTACAATCCTGAAACCGAAACCATTAATGGTTGGGTTGATGATACTGTTATATTTGAATACTTAATTGACACGCTTCAAAAAGATGAACTGCAATTTATATTTGCCTTAACAACCATTCTACATACACCTTATTTTGATTTTGAAGGTATTACAGGTATAAACCCTTGGGAAGCAGTATTAAAGGGCGATTTAGCGAACTACTTGGATTATGCAAAACGAACCGATGACACGCTAAAGGCTTTGTTTGAAACACTTCAATCATTGAACCTTCTTGAAGAAACTGTGTTTGTATTGTATGGTGATCATACCGCAGGATTAACCATGTATGATTTAAATCAAATTTATCCTGATCTTACTCATATAGACTATCAAAAGTTATCGCACAATGTACCATTTATGATTTATGCACCAGGAATGGATTTGAAATCTATAGATGTGGATACCTCATTGGTAAGAGGACAAACAGACACCAAAAGAACGCTTGCTAATCTGTTTAACTTAAACGAAAATTATCATTTTGGCGTAGACATCTTATCAAGCGATAAAACATTTGCCTATAACCCAATGACACTAGACTTGTTTACAGATGATTATCACTTAATTCTTCCATCGAGATGGATTGATAATGAGCTTTATACAGACCGAATTGAAGAAATATCAAACGCATTTTATGATTATAAGAGAATGAACGATGCGATATTGAAATATCGATATTTCGATGAGAAATAA
- the rpmF gene encoding 50S ribosomal protein L32 encodes MAVPFRRTSKTAKRKRRTHYKLSKPTLVVDPQTGDLVLPHRVSPITGEYKGKKVVNVKEAE; translated from the coding sequence ATGGCAGTTCCCTTTCGCCGCACGTCTAAGACTGCAAAAAGAAAACGTCGTACACACTACAAACTAAGCAAACCTACTTTAGTGGTAGACCCACAAACGGGTGACTTAGTATTACCTCACAGAGTTTCTCCAATTACTGGTGAATACAAAGGTAAAAAAGTAGTTAACGTCAAAGAAGCTGAATAA
- a CDS encoding YceD family protein — MIYTLDKLKNECSLNGIDVKLDFKDRLVDQTILYDINPVQVTGTVSFLTQRNILFKFEVSTKVILPCALTLKPVPYDLSFTIEEDVSDELESEYRIVNDKVDLAEIVWGALICEIPLKVYADDADLTEFEEEPKVNEVFAQLKDHFNNK, encoded by the coding sequence ATGATTTACACACTTGATAAGCTCAAAAATGAATGTTCTTTGAATGGTATAGACGTTAAATTGGATTTTAAAGACCGTTTAGTCGATCAAACCATACTTTATGACATCAATCCTGTTCAAGTAACAGGCACTGTGTCATTTTTAACGCAAAGAAATATTCTATTTAAATTTGAAGTAAGTACAAAAGTGATATTACCATGCGCATTGACACTTAAACCAGTACCATACGATTTAAGTTTCACTATAGAAGAGGATGTTTCAGACGAATTAGAATCTGAATATCGAATCGTTAATGATAAAGTTGATTTAGCAGAAATTGTTTGGGGCGCATTGATATGCGAAATTCCACTCAAGGTTTATGCGGATGATGCTGATCTAACCGAGTTCGAAGAAGAACCTAAAGTGAATGAAGTATTTGCTCAACTTAAAGACCATTTTAACAATAAATAG
- the secG gene encoding preprotein translocase subunit SecG: MNFADYIVLVLGLFLIVSVALQSSQDNVASAFSGEKSELFKNSKARGVELFLMRFTAITSILFVAMIVVSILTH; the protein is encoded by the coding sequence ATGAATTTTGCGGATTATATTGTTTTAGTGCTAGGGCTATTTTTAATTGTTTCAGTAGCGCTACAATCATCTCAAGACAACGTTGCATCAGCCTTCAGTGGTGAAAAATCAGAACTCTTTAAGAACTCTAAAGCAAGAGGCGTTGAATTATTCTTAATGCGCTTCACTGCTATTACATCTATTCTTTTTGTAGCAATGATTGTTGTTTCGATTTTAACACACTAA
- a CDS encoding siderophore ABC transporter substrate-binding protein encodes MKKLFLAIALVFSVSILTACTIVGDDEAYPETVSITQVITKAEVRNDPNATTETITEVIPTNPKKVAIFDFGALDILDFIGLEALGIEKIAIVKSNVPAYLSKYNTDSVTNAGTLFEPSFDDLDLFSPDLVIISSRSSWSYNSLKKELGNVAVLNVAVDNTDYLKSVKATLANFKLIFGGHDKFDEMAETLDTKTSEVKAKAIESGFKSLILMTNGDDISGYGIGSRFGFIHNELSFQAADPNFGNADANAHGDNVSFEYVQTLNPDVIFVVDRSQATGGEASIGVLDNDLVKSTNAYKNSRIINLDSVSWYIVSGGYQSTLTMINDADKLFS; translated from the coding sequence ATGAAAAAACTATTTTTAGCAATTGCACTAGTATTTAGTGTATCTATATTAACAGCATGCACCATTGTTGGTGATGATGAAGCTTATCCAGAAACTGTATCGATTACTCAAGTAATCACAAAAGCTGAGGTTAGAAATGACCCGAATGCAACCACAGAAACCATCACTGAAGTGATTCCAACCAATCCTAAAAAGGTTGCAATTTTTGATTTTGGTGCATTAGACATTCTAGATTTTATTGGACTTGAAGCCCTTGGAATTGAAAAAATTGCAATCGTAAAATCCAATGTCCCAGCATACTTATCAAAATACAACACAGATTCTGTAACAAACGCAGGCACACTGTTTGAACCAAGTTTTGATGACCTGGATTTATTCAGCCCAGATTTAGTAATTATCTCTAGTAGAAGCAGTTGGAGCTATAACAGCTTGAAAAAAGAACTTGGCAATGTTGCAGTCCTTAATGTGGCAGTAGATAACACTGATTACCTAAAATCTGTTAAGGCAACACTTGCAAACTTCAAACTGATTTTTGGTGGACACGATAAGTTCGATGAAATGGCAGAAACGCTAGATACCAAAACAAGTGAAGTTAAGGCAAAAGCTATTGAAAGTGGATTTAAGTCTTTAATCCTAATGACCAACGGAGATGACATTTCTGGCTATGGAATTGGCTCTAGATTCGGATTTATCCATAATGAACTTAGCTTCCAAGCAGCAGATCCAAACTTTGGTAATGCTGATGCCAACGCTCATGGCGACAATGTATCATTTGAATATGTTCAAACATTAAATCCAGATGTGATTTTCGTTGTAGATAGATCACAAGCAACTGGTGGAGAAGCATCCATTGGTGTTTTGGATAATGATCTCGTCAAGTCTACGAATGCCTACAAGAATTCTAGAATAATTAATTTAGATTCAGTGAGCTGGTATATCGTATCAGGAGGGTACCAATCTACCCTTACAATGATCAACGACGCAGATAAGTTATTTAGTTAG
- a CDS encoding iron ABC transporter ATP-binding protein, whose amino-acid sequence MIEIKNVSKKYGNLVVLDDINISIKERAVTALIGPNGAGKSTLLGVLSKLLTPDQGEVYLDEVNINKIKPNQFAKAIAILKQTNQIQVNLTVRELVSFGRWPHSKGNLTKEDELKIDEAIKFLRLKEVENKNINQLSGGQKQRAYIAMIVAQDTKYVLLDEPLNNLDMRYSVDMMLILQDLVQKLGKTVMIVLHDINFAATFSDHIIAMKDGKIIKEGTPDEIMDKGVLDYVFDHEFCIAGVNGKKYCIYYQGEPEEAI is encoded by the coding sequence ATGATTGAGATTAAAAATGTATCTAAAAAATATGGCAACCTCGTCGTTTTGGACGACATTAATATTTCGATTAAAGAACGCGCTGTTACAGCATTAATCGGTCCTAACGGGGCAGGCAAATCTACTTTATTAGGGGTTTTATCCAAACTCTTAACCCCAGATCAAGGTGAAGTCTATTTAGATGAGGTTAACATCAATAAAATAAAACCGAATCAGTTTGCAAAAGCAATAGCAATCCTCAAGCAAACCAACCAAATTCAAGTGAACTTAACGGTTCGAGAATTGGTTTCATTCGGAAGGTGGCCACACTCAAAAGGCAATCTAACTAAAGAAGATGAACTTAAAATCGATGAAGCAATTAAGTTCTTAAGATTAAAAGAAGTCGAAAATAAAAACATCAACCAATTGTCTGGTGGTCAAAAACAACGTGCTTATATCGCAATGATTGTTGCGCAAGACACTAAGTATGTCTTATTAGATGAACCGCTTAATAACCTTGACATGAGGTATTCAGTGGATATGATGCTTATATTACAAGATCTAGTACAAAAATTAGGAAAAACCGTCATGATTGTTTTACATGACATTAACTTTGCAGCTACTTTCTCTGATCATATAATCGCGATGAAAGATGGCAAAATCATTAAAGAAGGTACCCCAGATGAAATCATGGATAAAGGCGTATTAGACTATGTATTCGACCATGAATTCTGCATTGCAGGGGTTAACGGAAAGAAATATTGTATATACTACCAAGGAGAACCAGAAGAAGCTATATGA